The Chrysemys picta bellii isolate R12L10 chromosome 12, ASM1138683v2, whole genome shotgun sequence genome has a segment encoding these proteins:
- the LOC103306802 gene encoding olfactory receptor 5V1-like: MKNQTMVTEFILLGLSSDPQMQIFLFLVFLVIYLITLGGNIVIMLVIRTDSHLHTPMYFFLFHLSFVDICYSSVTVPNMLINLLADHKTISVNGCITQMFFILLSAGAEVFILSAMAYDRYTAICDPLRYMERMSKGICVLLVSGAWTMGFFYALLNTVFTLKLHFCEYNQIHHFSCELPPLLQLSCTETLTNQVVLLTSIVIFGSSSFLFTLISYIHIISTILRICSAEGRRKAFSTCSSHLIVVGLLYLTAFFQYTKPSSVSSVMLDEMFSFQYSILTPMLNPIIYSLKNKEVKTAVGKMLGKIKFLK; this comes from the coding sequence atgaaaaatcaaaccatGGTGACCGAATTTATCCTCCTGGGACTTTCCAGTGACCCACAGATGCAGattttcctcttcctggtgtttttagttatttacctAATAACTCTGGGTGGTAACATAGTGATCATGTTGGTGATAAGAACTGATTCTCACCTTCACACCCCTATGTACTTCTTCCTCTTCCATTTATCCTTTGTTGATATCTGCTATTCCTCGGTCACGGTGCCTAATATGCTGATTAACTTACTCGCAGACCACAAAACTATTTCTGTCAATGGCTGCATTACTCAGatgttcttcatcctcctctcagCTGGTGCTGAAGTTTTCATTCTCTCAGCCATGGCTTATGATCGCTACACTGCCATCTGTGACCCATTGCGTTAcatggagagaatgagcaaagggATCTGTGTTCTGCTGGTGAGTGGGGCATGGACCATGGGCTTCTTTTATGCCCTTCTTAACACTGTTTTTACTCTCAAGTTGCATTTCTGTGAGTACAACCAAATCCATCAtttcagctgtgagctccctccTCTCTTACAACTGTCCTGCACTGAGACCCTCACCAATCAAGTGGTGCTTCTTACTTCTATTGTGATATTTGGATCAAGCTCCTTTCTCTTCACCCTAATCtcctacattcacatcatctccacTATCCTAAGGATATGCTCTGCGGAGGGCAGgcgtaaagccttctccacctgcagctcccaccttaTTGTGGTTGGTTTGTTGTACTTGACAGCTTTTTTCCAGTACACAAAACCCAGCTCAGTCTCCTCTGTGATGCTGGATGAAATGTTCTCCTTCCAGTACAGCATCTTGACCCCCATGTTAAATcccatcatctacagcctgaaAAATAAGGAGGTGAAAACAGCTGTAGGGAAAATGTTGGGGAAAATCAAATTTCTCAAGTAG
- the LOC112060724 gene encoding olfactory receptor 5I1-like, whose translation MTEFIILGLSNNLQMQIFLFLVFLVVYLVTLLANMVIMVVIRSDPHLHTPMYFFLSHLSFVDICYFSAIVPHMLVHFLAEHKTISVNICIEQMFFFFLLAATEICILSAMAYDHYAAICDPLRYMNTVSTRTCVQLESGA comes from the coding sequence ATGACTGAATTTATTATCCTGGGACTTTCCAATAACCTGCAGATGCAGATTTTTCTCTTCCTGGTGTTTTTAGTTGTCTACCTAGTCACGCTTTTGGCAAACATGGTGATCATGGTGGTGATAAGGTCTGATCCTCACCTTCACACCCCAATGTACTTCTTCCTGTCTCATTTATCCTTTGTTGATATCTGCTATTTCTCAGCCATTGTCCCTCATATGTTGGTGCATTTCCTAGCAGAGCACAAAACCATTTCTGTCAATATCTGCATTGAACAgatgttcttcttttttctactAGCTGCTACTGAAATTTGTATTCTCTCAGCGATGGCTTATGATCACTACGCTGCCATCTGTGACCCACTGCGTTACATGAACACAGTGAGCACAAGGACCTGTGTTCAGCTGGAGAGTGGTGCATAG